The nucleotide sequence GACCAGgtcttctcatgtcatttgtatatctcAAAACTATATGGTTCATCATTAATGGTCAGTGCTGGATCCTGACCAAAGAACTCTGCATAAGGAAgtcaagaagaagaatcgtgggaTCATGGACCCTCTCGGTAATGCTTCCTGTTGGATCATAAGATCAGTTTTGAAATTCCATGCATACCTCTATGTGATGAACCTCCACTATTTTGATGGAGACCAACAGCGTCTGGGATTCTGTTAGAAGACAGAATCCctgtcagggaagcttttaatgtttaagatgggcggggtattaaataataataataataataataataataataataataataataataataataataataatttatttataccccgcccatctggctgggttttccccagccactctgggcggcttccaacagaacattaaaatgcaataatctattaaacattaaaagcctccctaaacagggccaccttcagatgtcttctaaaggtctggttgttgttttctttgacatctggtgggagggtgttccacagggcaggtgccactaccgagaaggccctctgcctggttccctgtaacttggcttctcgtagtgagggaaccgccagaaggccctcggcgctggacctcagtgtccgggcagaacgatggggatggagacgctccttccggtatacaggaccgaggctgtttagggctttcaaggtcagcaccaacactttgaattgtgctcggaaacgtactgggagccaatgtaggtctttcaagaccagtgttatgtatctgttaagctgagcaatcAATATATGTAAGAGATTTaggaatatattgttgttgttgttgttgttgttgttgttgttgttgttgttgttgttgttgttgttgttattattattattattattattattattattattattattataacatccCCCCTGTGAACCCAGAATAGCATATCAACTGTGAATGTTCTTTGTCTAGTCGTGCCTTTTTAAACAATGACTATGTTTGTGTGAACTGCCCAGTAACTTCAATGTGTTCCTCTGTTAATTCAGAATGTTCCATTTGGATTACCATCCATTCTGGATatgaaaacatcaacaaaaattCCAAGAGATCCTAGAATATAGCTCCCTTTCTGTTCTTCAGACATAGAATATTCTGCCAGCTTTAACTTTTCAATGATAGTCAAAATTCTGTCACAGGACCCTGGCAATCTCTCTTCATGTTTAGAGCAAAAAGGTTTCTTATTAAATTGTGATGACATCTTGTAAATTCACAAACTTTCTCTGAATTATGAAGAATTTCTCTGGCAGTAAGACACCTGCCTTAATACATTGTATCACATCAAATCTGTATAACACTATTCTCATTCTTCTATTCCACTGTGTAAAATTTCCTCTATGCAACTTAAAAATTTCTTTCTACTTTTCAATCTGCCTTTAATAATTGTTTCTGAGAGAATAATTAAGAGTACACTGGCATCAAGTGGTAAAAAATGTTAATGTCTGTTTCTGAGGTAAAACGTGCATCTGTCTTTCTGGATTATTTGTTGTTTTCTGGATTTTGTGGGTCCAAAACCCATTTTCTGTGGTATTTATATGTGTGGAGGTTGCCCCGGGTTGTTTGACCCTTAAAAAACATAGCTTTTTTTTCTCCTAGAAAAGACTCCACAAGATTCTCTGTTTAGAGTTTAAACAGAACACATTGCATTACTTGATATACTAAAACAAGTTTACATGTGCTTATATCTaatttatctatatctatagatATTCTTTATTGATTTAGATTATTTCTACATTTATCCCATTTGTTATTCAAGACAATAAGCTACACTCAAAAGACCAAAATAATTCAACATTAAATAATACTGCTACATTAAGTCTTAAGAGTGAATTACATGTGCTTATATCTACAGTGGTagctcgcaagacgaatgcctcgttagATAAAAAAACtcactagatgaaaggcattcgctaacgaaagggtgactcgcaagatgaatttccctatggccgtgactcgcaaaacgataACGTTTTGCAATTTCCCCCCCTCGTCAAACcgtgcttcctccgaccgtgcttcgccagacgaaatttccgctatacgacagcactcgcagaacgaattaattttgtcttgtgaggcaccactgtatatgagactTTATAGACTTTTTCTGAGGCACATAGCAGCATAATacaagcagcagctgctctcaCAGAAAATCTTTCATTTGACAGTTGAGAACAGACCCAACTGAGAAAACGGCCTCCTGGAGTGATAGTCACCTTTTCCATATCATCTTGGAGGCAACATTCACACATTGTTAGGAAAGTTGAGGTAACTTCTGTCAGGTTTGGGTTTTAGCCTATGCCCGTTTTTTAAAGAGAAGACCAATGTTAGATTTGGAGTGGATTTCATGATTGTGGCAACAAAAATCTAAATATGTCTGTGAATGCTGGTCGACAAAAGCCGTGACCTCTGTAGAAAGACCTCATGTCTTCCATTCTTCCTCTTTCACAAATGTTCATTAGCCTTGTTCAATAATTGGGGGCTCAGTTTCTTCCTGAGCATATAATTAGTTTCTCTCTTTGTTGTAGgtggtgatgaattggaaatGAAGAATGGGGGAGACCATGACAAAATCCACACAGTGGAGAAGCCATATCAAAATTGGGAGTGTGGAGAGAGCTCCATTCAGAGTTCCcgttcccatcaaagaactcacagtggGAAGAGTGGCTATCAGTGCTCAGAATGTGGGAAGAGATTCAGTTGGATGGACAATCTCACTTcgcatcaaataattcatactgGAGAggaaccctatcagtgcttggaatgtggaaagagtttcagaaaGAACACCcatctcacttctcatcaaagaattcatacaggggagaaatccTATcattgcttggaatgtgggaagggtCGCAGCtcaaatctcacttcccatcaaagaattcattcaggggagaaaccttttcactgcttagagtgtggaaagagcttcattcagaggactcaactcacttcccatcaaaaaattcatacaggggagaaaccctatcagtgcttggaatgtggaaagagtttcagtcacagccaaagtctcacttcccaccaaagaattcatacaggggagaaaccatttcagtgcctagaatgtggaaagagcttcagtcacagcacccaactcacttcccatcgaagaattcatacaggggaaaaaccctatcagtgcttggaatgtggaaagagcttcagtcacagacaacatctcacttcccatcgaagaattcatacaggggaaaaaccctatcagtgcttggaatgtggaaagaacttcagtcacaACTCCAATCTCatttcccatcgaagaattcatacaggggaaaaaccctatcagtgcttggaatgtggaaagagcttcagaaagaACACGcatctcacttctcatcaaagaattcatacaggagagaaaccctttcagtgcttggaatgtggaaagaacttcagtcagagcaccgatctcacttcccatcaaagaattcatacaggggagaaaccctttcagtgtttggaatgtggaaagagcttcagtcgcagctcaaatctcacttcccatcaaaaaattcatacagcggagaaaccctatcagtgcttggaatgtggaaagagcttcagttacagCAAAAGtttcacttcccaccaaagaattcatacaagggagaaaccctgtaagtgcttggaatgtggaaagagcttcagtcacagttcccttctcacttcccatcgaagaattcatataGTGGAGAAACCCTgtaagtgcttggaatgtggaaagagcttcagtcagagttccagtctcacttcccatcgaagaattcatacaggggagaaaccctatcaatgcttggaatgtggaaagagctttaggaAGAGTgaccatctcacttcccatcaaagaattcatacaggggagaaaccctatcagtgcttggaatgtggaatgagcttcagtcagagcaccCATCTCACTTcacatcgaagaattcatacaggggagaaaccctatcactgcTTAGACTGTGGAAAATGCTTCCGTCTGAAGgaaaatctcacttcccatcaaagaattcatacaggggagaaaccctatcagtgcttggaatgtggaaagagctttcgtcagAGTGGGGATCTCATTTCCCacaaaagaattcatacaggggagaaaccctatcagtgtttggaatgtggaaagagctttcgtcagAATGGGGATCTCATTTCCCacaaaagaattcatacaggggagaaaccctatcagtgcttggaatgtggaaagagattcagtcacAACCAGAACCTCATTTcacataaaagaattcatacaggggagaaaccctatcagtgctttgaatgtggaaagagtttcagtgacagccacagtctcacttcccatcaaagaattcatacaggggagaaaccctttcagtgcttggaatgtggaaagagtttc is from Lacerta agilis isolate rLacAgi1 chromosome 2, rLacAgi1.pri, whole genome shotgun sequence and encodes:
- the LOC117042198 gene encoding LOW QUALITY PROTEIN: zinc finger protein 345-like (The sequence of the model RefSeq protein was modified relative to this genomic sequence to represent the inferred CDS: inserted 2 bases in 1 codon); amino-acid sequence: MKEMDPAKLARMEGGRWTVDLVRLSPASLLAASERSLPGTSERSGPCSLLWLLDSSGRMKEMDPAKLARMEGGRWTVDLVRLSPASLLTTSGCSSLGLSKRSGGDELEMKNGGDHDKIHTVEKPYQNWECGESSIQSSRSHQRTHSGKSGYQCSECGKRFSWMDNLTSHQIIHTGEEPYQCLECGKSFRKNTHLTSHQRIHTGEKSYHCLECGKGRSSNLTSHQRIHSGEKPFHCLECGKSFIQRTQLTSHQKIHTGEKPYQCLECGKSFSHSQSLTSHQRIHTGEKPFQCLECGKSFSHSTQLTSHRRIHTGEKPYQCLECGKSFSHRQHLTSHRRIHTGEKPYQCLECGKNFSHNSNLISHRRIHTGEKPYQCLECGKSFRKNTHLTSHQRIHTGEKPFQCLECGKNFSQSTDLTSHQRIHTGEKPFQCLECGKSFSRSSNLTSHQKIHTAEKPYQCLECGKSFSYSKSFTSHQRIHTREKPCKCLECGKSFSHSSLLTSHRRIHIVEKPCKCLECGKSFSQSSSLTSHRRIHTGEKPYQCLECGKSFRKSDHLTSHQRIHTGEKPYQCLECGMSFSQSTHLTSHRRIHTGEKPYHCLDCGKCFRLKENLTSHQRIHTGEKPYQCLECGKSFRQSGDLISHKRIHTGEKPYQCLECGKSFRQNGDLISHKRIHTGEKPYQCLECGKRFSHNQNLISHKRIHTGEKPYQCFECGKSFSDSHSLTSHQRIHTGEKPFQCLECGKSFSKSTHLTSHQRIHTGEKPYQCLECGKSFRQSGGLISHKRIHTGEKPYQCLECGKSFRQNGDLISHKRIHTGEKPYQCLECGKRFSQNSHLTSHQRIHTGGKPXCLECGKSFTRKDSLTFHKRIH